The Lewinellaceae bacterium DNA window CCACAATTGCTCGCGGGAGGATTTAAGGCTTTGTAACGTAGCCATGCCGGCATTGGTGATGGTAAATATTCGCTTTCGCCGGCCTCCCCGTAAATTAGTCGCCCCGCCCATCTGTGATTTCACCAGGCCTTTATCCTCCAGCCGGTACAGGGTGACGTGCACCGAACTGAGGTTGACGGCTTTATCCAGCCGGCTCTTGAATTCTTCGACGATGGCATTGCCATAGGCTTCCTCACCCAATATGGCGACCAGCGTCAATACCTGCTCTTCGAAATGGCCAATTTGATCCGGAATCATATCTATTAGATTTGTCAAACAAATGTATTTATTTCTTTAAGATTTGTCAAACAAATATGGATCAACAGCCTGGATCATCGATGAACAGCCTGGAAACATAGGTTAAAATCGGCTCCACTTCGTACAGGTCCGTACTTAATTAGCCCTACTGAACCTCAACGACCAACAGAGCATAACGGGTCATTGGATGGCTGGCGCCATCTTTCACCTCGGCAATGAGGTGTATGCTTCCACGGTCCGCATTGTCGGGTATCCGAAAATGCACTTTATTACCGCGACTGGTCAGATGGACTTCACCGGGATAGGTTCCCGCTTCCCGATATTGCCAATAACGGATTTGGAGCAAATCGCCATCCGGATCTTTGGCTTTGATCCTGGCATGAATCTGATCTCCCGGCGAAGCTGTCCGTACAGCCTTTCCCTTCAACCGTACATCCGGGGCATGATTGGCCTCCCTATATGGCTTTATACACCATTCTGCCCGCGCGGCAAAGTCCTCCTGTATTGCAGGTATCCAGCGGGTTTGCGGGTACGATTTATCTTGTTGCTTGGTATACGGATTCCAGTCGGTCACGAGGTCTCCATCCTCCCATCGCTTCGGTTGAGTCGCAGACGGCACCAGACGGCCTCCCCAGCCACCGTATTCGGGATGCTGCAGATTATCCAGTCCGACATTGATCAAATGCAAATACGAGGGCGAATCCCCTTCCGAGATAAAATCATATTTTCCAAAGCTGCCCCACTGACCGTCTTTCAGATGGGCTGGGTCGCCGTGGATGTGCTCGGGATCACCGGCTTGCTTCTGGCCGTCGCCATAACTGTAATATTGTGTGAGCAATGGACCATGACCATGAATGATTGCATCACCCATAAATTGGCCTTCAAGAAAATGATGCCATGCTTCCGGCACCGTGCGTTTCCAGAAATAAGCAAAACTCCAGAATTGACTGGTGTTGTAATAGATTCGAATATCCGGCCAGTTGGGTGCAATGTATTTGGCATAGGTCGCATCCTGATCCAGGATCATATACAGTATGGTTTTGTCACAAACCTTCCGGTAGACAGCATCCCACCGGGCAGTGTTTCCATATTGCTCCTGGATCGACTTCAGGGCCCGGGCGATGGTATTGGTCCCTCCCCAGACCTGCAGGTAAATGGGTTCCGGATTATCATCCAGCAAACGGTCCTTGATGAATTGTGAACCTTCCGTTTCTTTCTCCATCTCTCCTTCAAAATCGATGTTGCCAACCCGTACCAGGCTACGCAAATAATCGGCCGTCGGATACCCTTCCGCATGCTGGGATAAACTGGGATAGACTTCTGCATAGGCATCGAGAAGCGTGTCCATCCATTGGGTACCCGGCCAGCGCAATTCCATTCGTTCCCCGTAAATTCTCCTGGTCATCTCCAGCTCCGAAACAAATGAGGTTCCCTTGCCATCACCTTTATAGTGCCACTGGGAGCTGCTGTAGATCAGACCTTCCAGGTGAAACTCATTGGAATACAACAACATCCGGATGAAGGAATCCACATCATCAATTTCTCCGTCAGTGGTAACGATGGTATTGGGTTTAGCCACAGTCTGAGCTCCAAGTGGGGCAGTTGCCGGGAGTAATAGGCAAGAAAGTACGATCAGGGTGCAACGGGTGATTGAGTAACACATGCTTTTCTGTTATGGGAACTTAATTTACGCGATATTTCTCAGGATCAGGGCTCCATGACTTTTTCCAATGCTCCGGGTATGTAAATCAGGTCAAATGGCTCATTGTATACCAGATACATCATTTCCCAGCCAGGTTCAAACTTTTCCTTAAAGAAGCGCAGGCTCTTGTAATGTGAAAACTGGCGGATCCGCTCATAGGCCAGTTTAATGATCCGTTCCTGAATGTTCTCCGGGTCGTCGATTCCACTCATTGGAACCATCCCCAGATTACACTGGGTAAAGCCCTGATCCCGTAACCGCTCAAACATCCGGACGAACAAATAATCCATAACCCCATTGGGCGCATCATGGGTCCGGCGCATCAGATCAAAATTAGCCATACCCGGAGTGGTACAGGGTATGATATTTACAAAACCAACGATCTTGCCCTGGGTGTTCTCAATGGTAAATACCTGCTGTTCACGCAGCTCATCCACATCAAATAATCCCTGTGAAAAAACCAATTCACTCCGGTCGGTCTCTTTCAGCCAATCCCCGCTGACTGCCTGTAACTGCTGCAGTAATCGGTCTGTCTGGGGAGGGTCGTAGGTGTGAAATGTGAAGCCTTCTTTTTCCAGCCGGTTCAACACATTGCGTAATGCTTTTTTGCCGGCGCCCTGCAGGTTAAACTGCGTCAGGTCCACATTAGCATCCTCGCCAACCGGCAACGATTTTTTACCCAATTGCTCATAGGTGGCCAAACTGTGCTCAGGGATGCGGTACCATGCCGTCCGCAATCCATTATCCCTGCACCATTGCTCAAATTGCCGGATGACCTCGACCATCGACGCTTCATCTTTACAGACCGGATTTTCAAGAACAATGGCATAGGTACGGCTGGTTTTATAGGCCACCATAGCTTCCCCATCCTCCGAGAACCAAAATGATTTATCATCGTATGACTTGAAATAATCCAGAGGCGAGTTGCCATAGCGGGAAACCAGCACTTTGGCTTTCTCGCGATCTTCGGAGTGGCTCTTGCTGCGGATCACCAGGGGTCGCAGGGATAAAAAAGCCAGGTATGCCAGCGAGGCGCCCCCGAGGAAATGCATCCCGTAGAGAAATTCTTTGGCAAACCGGGTGACCGGAACCAGATCCACATTAAGCAGGAGCAACGAGGTTGCCGACTCTTTCAATGAAGCCAGGAGGGTAAAATCTGCATTAAAATGCCGCACGTTGATAAAATAAAACCCAATGGTTCCAAAGGCCAGAACGCCCACCAAAACGACCAGCCCGGGGAAAAAACTCAGCCTTGCCAGAGCGAGATCGTTGTGGATGAAATAGTGTTTCCGCTCAATCAGCAAACTCACCAAAACGATGAGTGCGACCAAAGCCTCTTCATAATCGATCCCTTTGGTGAGGTGGGTGATCAGGGACAGTGCACTCAGTATCACCGCCATCCACCAGGCATTGCGCAAGCCCCGCAGCAGATAGGCACCTACACCCAGCATCAATACGCCGGAAAACAGGACAAAGTAGGTGGAAGCATTGATCGCAGCCAGCGGCAGATAATCCGCTAAAACATGCATCCTTGCTGGTATTGCCGGCGTGATGGCGCTGAATATATTGACCAGGCCTAAAGCAAAGAGGAGCAAGGCGGGGAAAACACGGACCAACAGCGATCCTCGCTGGAATACCAGCAAAATGGCTCCGATGATCAGCAGGGACCAGAATTCAAAAAAGCGAAACAGCATGGCCACGGATATCGCCTCAATGGTCGTCAGGCCAAACAACGTCAACGCATACGTCAGCGCTACTTCGATAACCCCTACCCCACGCAAAAATGGCGAACTCATCAACAGGACCAATACGATGGCATAACCGATG harbors:
- a CDS encoding lysylphosphatidylglycerol synthetase family protein; protein product: MHKALHFLRGKQKILLQIALSLLFVGLGVYFFRHEEAEIPKVIDALKVARIPWMIAGVALLIGFIVVQGLMYVYSFKAIDRKIGLVTAMALYLKRNLISVFLPAGLLTNMFFFTGELERKEGVTKTDTYFASSIFSINSILSSVIIGIPALIWLLLKSKLSGGMVLGIVLIALFMGLVIYAIRDIRSGGPWYHYLDRKMPSLSEILSNLRQNAFDQRSFWKVLLLSCVIELIGISHLYISMEALDLPASWSAAIIGYAIVLVLLMSSPFLRGVGVIEVALTYALTLFGLTTIEAISVAMLFRFFEFWSLLIIGAILLVFQRGSLLVRVFPALLLFALGLVNIFSAITPAIPARMHVLADYLPLAAINASTYFVLFSGVLMLGVGAYLLRGLRNAWWMAVILSALSLITHLTKGIDYEEALVALIVLVSLLIERKHYFIHNDLALARLSFFPGLVVLVGVLAFGTIGFYFINVRHFNADFTLLASLKESATSLLLLNVDLVPVTRFAKEFLYGMHFLGGASLAYLAFLSLRPLVIRSKSHSEDREKAKVLVSRYGNSPLDYFKSYDDKSFWFSEDGEAMVAYKTSRTYAIVLENPVCKDEASMVEVIRQFEQWCRDNGLRTAWYRIPEHSLATYEQLGKKSLPVGEDANVDLTQFNLQGAGKKALRNVLNRLEKEGFTFHTYDPPQTDRLLQQLQAVSGDWLKETDRSELVFSQGLFDVDELREQQVFTIENTQGKIVGFVNIIPCTTPGMANFDLMRRTHDAPNGVMDYLFVRMFERLRDQGFTQCNLGMVPMSGIDDPENIQERIIKLAYERIRQFSHYKSLRFFKEKFEPGWEMMYLVYNEPFDLIYIPGALEKVMEP
- a CDS encoding helix-turn-helix transcriptional regulator, which gives rise to MIPDQIGHFEEQVLTLVAILGEEAYGNAIVEEFKSRLDKAVNLSSVHVTLYRLEDKGLVKSQMGGATNLRGGRRKRIFTITNAGMATLQSLKSSREQLWKWLPGLKFSS
- a CDS encoding DUF1593 domain-containing protein, with translation MCYSITRCTLIVLSCLLLPATAPLGAQTVAKPNTIVTTDGEIDDVDSFIRMLLYSNEFHLEGLIYSSSQWHYKGDGKGTSFVSELEMTRRIYGERMELRWPGTQWMDTLLDAYAEVYPSLSQHAEGYPTADYLRSLVRVGNIDFEGEMEKETEGSQFIKDRLLDDNPEPIYLQVWGGTNTIARALKSIQEQYGNTARWDAVYRKVCDKTILYMILDQDATYAKYIAPNWPDIRIYYNTSQFWSFAYFWKRTVPEAWHHFLEGQFMGDAIIHGHGPLLTQYYSYGDGQKQAGDPEHIHGDPAHLKDGQWGSFGKYDFISEGDSPSYLHLINVGLDNLQHPEYGGWGGRLVPSATQPKRWEDGDLVTDWNPYTKQQDKSYPQTRWIPAIQEDFAARAEWCIKPYREANHAPDVRLKGKAVRTASPGDQIHARIKAKDPDGDLLQIRYWQYREAGTYPGEVHLTSRGNKVHFRIPDNADRGSIHLIAEVKDGASHPMTRYALLVVEVQ